GCGCAGGTAGTAGTCGTCGGGCGACTGGAGCAGGTCCCAGAACTGCAGGGGCACCACCACGGCGAAGGGTGTGCCGTCCAGCAGGACCGCGACCCGCCCCTCCATCAGCCCCGCCGCCACCACGTCGGGCCGCTCCGTCAACCGCGCCTGGGGGAAGAGGGAGAGGGGGCGGTCCTGCAGCAGCGCCTCGACCTGTTCTTCCGAGAACAGCATGTCCCAGGGCGCCGCCTCCAGGCGCCGCCGCACCTGAGCCACGGTGCCGGGATCGGCCCGCCCCGCCACGTAGACCACGGCCGCCCGGGTGCGGCTCAGGCGGCCCGTCTCCAGCTCTTCGATGCGCAGGTAGGGTGTGCGCAGCCGCCGGCGCAGGGCCGCGGTGTTCACCCGCAGGACCTCGACAAAGGACTCCCGCGGGCCGCCGATGGTCCCTTCCGTGGCCGGGTCGTCCACACCGCGGTGCTCGAACTCCCGGACGTCCACGAGCCACGCGGTGCCCGCCCCGCCTGCCCGCTGTCCGTCCGGGGTGGCCCCGCGGCCCGCGCGGAACGCCCCCTGTCCCGCGGCACCGGCCGCTGGTGCGCCCCCGGAATCCGCAACGGCTGGGGGTCCACCCGCAGCGTCGACGGCAATCAGGGCACACCCTTCCAGAAGCCCGTCGACCGCCTGCGCCAGGCGGGTCACGGGACGAACCCGGCCGCCGGGCAACAGGCCGCGGTCCAGCCACCGGGCCACCTGGGGCGCGGTGGCCGGCAGGCGTTCCAGCAGCGGCCGGAGGATGAACTGGTTGAGGAGGGTGTCCCCCACCAGGCCGTCCACGTACATGACCAGCAGCTCCGCGCCCCCCGGGCGCCGGAGGGGTACGGCCACCAGGTCGGCGGCGTGGCCCAGGGCATCCCGCACCAGCGACTCCAGGGACCGTACCTCCGCCGGCACAGGTTCTTCCAGCGCCAGATCGGCGACCCAGCGGTCCATCCGGCCCAGGAAGTCTTCCAGGTGCTCGCGCAACCGGGTGGCGGGGGTTTCCGCCAGGGGCGGCCGGCCCCCCAGAGGCGTGGTCGACCAGGCCGGCAGCCGGGCGTGGAGGCGATCCAGCCGCCCGGCGGCGCCTTCAAGCCCGGCCTCAGGGTGGACGGGCTGCCGGGCGGGCGCCCCGGCCGGCGGCTGCACGCCGGCCCGTGTTTGCCCCCCCGCGGGCCGGGCACCGCCCCCCAGCCCTCGCCCCACCCACCGCACTCTGCGGCTCACGCGCCCACCTCCTCCCGCCCTTCTCACCTGGATAAGGTCACCGCCAGAACCGGCACCTATGCCGCCCCAGGGCCGCGCCGCTCCGGCCCTTCCCTCAGGTTTCCGTCACGGGGCACTCAGCAGGAACTCAGGTGGCTTGTTGACGATGAAGTTGCAAGAAGGAGGTGGGTGCAATGATTCAGCGGATCCTGATTGCAGCCGACGGTCCTGCCGACGCCCTCCGCCTCAGCCGGGCCGTCCGGGAGCTGTTCCCCCAGGGCGGGGGCGCCACGGCTACCATCCTGCAGGTCCTGCCGCCGCCGGTTCCACCCGCGTTGTCCAGCCCGCTGGTGCCGCCCCTGACGGCCGGTGACGACGTCCTGGTCCTTGGGGAGGCCAACGCCCGGCGGGATCTGGCACCGGCCCGGGACGAACTGGCCTCCGCCGGCTTCCAGGCCGAGGTCGACGTGGCCACGGGCGCCGCTGGCGAGGAGATCTGCCGTTATGCGCGGGCCGGCAACTACCAGCTCATCGTCGTGGGCCGGCGAGGCCTGGGACGGCTGCAGGAGGTCCTGCTGGGCAGCGTCAGCGAGTACGTCCTGCGCCACACCCGCCTGCCCGTGCTGGTGATCCAGCAGGAGCATCCGGCGAGGAACGGATGAAGGATCCCGGCAAGACGCCCCCGGCCGTCCGCGGCCCGAGGGCCGGGCGACCGGGGGCGTCGCGCTTGGGATGCCCTGGTGGGGTACTCACGGTCTGTGCGCAAGTAAGGGCGGGCCCGAAGGTCCTAGCCCCACGCCGCGCAGGTGGGGCGAGGGCAGACCGTCAGGGCAGGAAGACCAGCCCCAGGGCCATGACGGCGAAGGCCACCATCATGACCACCGCGGTGTAGCCCAGGATCTGGCCGGCCCGCAGCCCGGTCATGCCGAGCAGCGGCAGCGCCCAGAAGGGCTGGATCATGTTGGTCAGCTCGTCTCCGAAGGCCACCGCCATGACCGCCTTGCCCAGGTCCAGGTGGAGTGCTTGGGCGGCCTGGATCACGATGGGCCCCTGCACCGCCCACTGCCCCCCGCCCGACGGCACCGCCAGGTTGACCAGGCACGCGCTGACGAAAGTCCAGAAGGGGAAGGTGACAGGCGTCGAGATGGCCACGAACCAGTTGGCGATGATGGCCACCAGTCCCGACCCCGTCATGATGCCCATGATGCCCGCGTAGAAGGGGAACTGCAGGATGACCCCGCTGGCCGACCGCACCCCGTCGGCGATGGCCTGGGCGTAGCGGATGGGGGTTCCGTGCAGCAGCATGCCCAGGATCAGGAAAATGAAGACCACCATGTTGATGTCCAGGGCCGCAATCCCCTTCTGGACGAAGGCACTGGTGATGTAGACCACGCCCGCCAGGACGATGAGCCCCGTCAGGATGCGGCTGCGCTCGAGGCGCTCCGCCGGGGTGATCTCCACGCCCGGGCCTCCCGCGCCGGGCGCCAGGGGCGGCTCGGCCGTCGCAGCGGTCCCCTCCCCGGACGCACCGGCCAGCGCTGCCGGGATCTCCACCACTTCGCCACCCGCAGGGTGCATGCGGGCCATGATCCACGGCGAGAGGAAGAGCAGCACCAGCGCCACGACGACGTTGAAGGGCCGGAACAGGGTCTCCGTCAACGGAAGGAGCCCCATCTGCTTCTCCAGGAAGTGGCCCGGCGTGTTCACCGTCAGCGGGGCCGAGCCGGACAGGCCGCCGTGCCAGATCATCAGGCCGATGTACCCTGCCGCCACCAGCAAGGGGAAGTGCACCTTGATCCCCCGCCGCGAGCAGGACCGCCCCACCTCGATGGCCAGCAAGGCCCCGGCCACCAGGCTGAGCCCGTAATTGATCAGACCCAGCAGGCCGGTCATGAAGGCCACCAGGGCCACCGCCTGGCCGGCCGACCGGGGCCAGTCCGCCAGGCGCTGCAGGCCCCTGCGCACGCTTGGCGTGTTCGCCAGGGCGTACCCGGTGACCAGGATGAGCGTCATCTGCATGCCGAAGGCCAGCAGGTTCCAGAAGCCGCCGTACCAGTCCAGCACCAGCTGGTAGGGGCCGTGGTCGGTGAAGACCAGGCCCATCACGTAGACCACCAGCGTCAGCAGGATGGCAAAGATGAAGGAGTCCGGAAGGTAGCGGCGGGTGAACCGGCTGAGCGCCTCACCGATTCGCTGCAATCGTCCCACCCCCAGCTGGGAAGGAAGATGAGCCCACCGGCATCCCACAGCGCGAATGCCATTGCGATTCGGCTCGAATTCGCGGCATTCCTGCCTGCAGGCCGGCCGTCACGCCGCCCTGCGCACCGCGGCCGGGCTCATCCCGCCTCGCTCCAGTCAAACCGGGCGGTAAAATGGCGCAGTGCGGACGGTTCGTCCACGAACCGCACGCCGCGCACCTGCTCCCGCCGCCGGAAGACCCGCGCCACCACCTCCGCCACATCCTCCAGGTGGCGGTGGGTGTAGACCCGGCGAGGTGCGGCCAGCCGGTAGAACTCGAAGGGGGACGGGAGCTGCTGGCCCGTCGCCGGGTCCCGGCCCATCATCAGCGAGCCCACCTCCACACCCCGCACTCCACCCTCCAGGTAGGCTTCCAGCGCCAGGGCGTGGCCGGGGAACCGCTCCGGCGGGATGTGGGGGAGGAACTGCCGGGCGTCGACGAACACCGCATGGCCGCCGGTGGGCCACTGCACCGGAACCCCGGCCTCCCGCAGCAGCCGCCCCAGGTACTCCACCTGGCCCACCCGGCCCACCCGGTACGCCAGGTAGGCCGGGTCCAGCGCCTCCCACAGCCCCACGGCCAGGGCCTCCATGTCACGCCCCGCCATGCCGCCATAGGTGAGAAAGCCCTCGTAGGGCACCAGGCGCGCCGCCGCCCGGCGGTACAGATCCTCGTCCTTGAAGGCAGCCCGCCAATGTTGACGAGCCCGTCCTTCTTGGCGCTCATCAACATTCCGTCGCCCAGGGCGAACATCTCCCGAACAGGTTGAGCCCGGCCCGGCGAAGGGCTGCCTCCCGCTCCGGCCGGGAAATCAAACGTATGGCCTCGACCATCTTGATCCAGAAGGGTTCACCCCGGGGGATGAAGTCTGCCGCCGGGGACGGCTTCGGATTCGAGTCCGCCGAGTCCCTCACTGACCCGCCTCCTTAATTGCCGTCTGAGGAGGTGGCTGTCCACGGTCTGCCCTCCTGCCCGTGCCGGCGGTTCGGTGTCTCGTGCATGGGGTTCGACGCGAAACCTGCGCTGCCGACGACGGGCATGCCAACGATCGGCATGCCAACGATCGAGGAACGAACGGTTCAAGTGCGTACGAGGCGGCGCCGCAGCAGGGGCCATGGCAGTGCCAGGACCGTAGTGCGCTCACCGCGGTGCCATCGCCCGCCGCACGGTCCTACACGAAGCGGTCCATGAAGTAGCTGTAACGGCGCCAGATCAAGCCGTCGCGAAAATGATGAAAGTCGGCAAACCGTACGGTCACCGCTTCCCCCGTCTTCAGGACACCCCGGAACACGCCCCGGACCGCCACCTGCTCGCCCTCAACCAGGATGGCATCCAGCTGGTGCCGGCCTTCCTGAATGACCCGCTCCCCCTCGTAGAACCGGCGCAGGGCGTCAATCCCCTCAATGGGGTCCCGCCCGCCCCGCTCGTAGCGGACCTCCGGGTGGAACAGCGCCAGCAAGCCCTCAAGATCACCGGCGTCAACCCGCTGGTAGTAGCTTGCCACCACATCCCGCAAGCGCTCGCTCATTGCAACCCCTCCTCCCCGCTGCGCATCCCCCAGCAACTGGCCCACTGCACTCGCGGCAAGGCTCATGGCTGGCATCCGATGCGACGCATTAGCCTGTCCGTTGACGGCACCCCCGTCCTCGCGACCCTACAGTTGCTCATACCACCGCTTGATCCGAAGGGCCATGAGGCGCCGCCGCTCGGCCAGGAAGGAATCATAATCCGGTACGTTGCCTTCCAGCACGGACAGCGGAATGCAGTTTTCCTCCAGGTTCTTCTTCAAGACCTGCGGGTCCGTAATACCTCCATACTTCTTGGGACCACCGTTAACCTGATCCTTGAAGTAGACATGGGGTGGGGTGTCGCCAATGGCGATGTTGATCTCACTTTGGGTGACCACAAAGTTAGCAATCTGGTTGTAGCGACCACGGCTCAGACCAAGCTGCTGAAGGTACTTCCTTGGGAAGACATGATGGTGGTCGCCCTGATTGAGGAGAAGATCCCGAACCGTAATGTTGGTTGAGAGGAATCCCCTGTCGCCAAGAGACACCTGGGCTGCTTTAAAGGCAACAAAATACGGGCTTTGGACTGAAGACGTTTCCATCAGTTGCGGGAGAAGATTGGTCCAGAAACTATCAGAAAGCTCACTGGTTAGGACAGCTTCCGTGTAACGGGCGATGCCGTGACTCTCTATCTGCCGAATATCGAGGTCAAAGACCGTTTCCGGGTGGGTTGTATACCGGCCCGTCAGGATAGACATGGCATACCATCGGCGGACAATGCGCTCCAGTTCATCCGCAGCCATCCCTTCTGATCGGCCGCGTAGATATAGGATGTATGCAAAGTTCACTGCGTTATGGCTGGTAATCAATCTACTTGTAATAAAGCCCGCCGAGCGGAGGATCATCATGAATCGCTTAAAGTGGGTCTCGTTGATAAAAGCGTGAATACCATCTTTGAGCCTAGCAAACGAATTTTCGACAATGGCTTCCTCATATTGTCGAGTCTCGAAGTTCCGCCCCGACAGGAGCGCGACCAGGTCCTGCAACCTTCCCCGTCCAAATTGGGATGTGAATGCGACCCGCAGCATATCCGTGTAATCCGGGTCATAGAGGTCATCATTGAAATCCTTGAGCCACCTCATTTTGGGCCAAAATTCCGTTCGAGTGAACTCAACGTCATTTTTTTCAATTTGAACGTAAAACTCAGGATCCCGAGCCAGGTGGCAAAAGTAGTCGATGGCCTTCCGCAGAAGGTGTCCGCCGTAGGTTTCGTTCACAGCAATTTTGGACATCGCGAAGTCAGCCTGAGATAGTTCGACGCCGGCCGAGTTGACACGGATGAAGATCTCGGTCACGGTCTCAATGTCCAGTTCCTCCGCCAGCTCAATGAGGCCGATGTGGTTGTTAACGATCTTTTTGAACCGTTCCAGGATCCGGCCTATCTGCTTGCGATCAATATCCGGATTCTTGACCACATAGTCGTCAACGAAGTCTCCCAGATAGGCATCCGGCGCAAAGAGGCGACTGATGTCGTCGATCCAGGCGGGGTCTCTGGTAATGGCGGAATTTCGGACCTCGAATCGCTCTTCCTTGGGGTTGAAGGCGATTTGGATCCGTTTCCGCGCATAGTTCTCGTCCAGTACCTCCTCACCCAGAAGGGCGGCGCGGAGTGCCGTCACCCGCTGCTGGCCGTCAATCAGGATCCGCTTCCCCGCCGAGAGGGTGCCGTCCTTTAACCGGACGCTGGGATTTCGCCAGGCGATGAGGTAGCCCACGGGATAGCCCCTGTAGAGAGAATCCAGAAAGTCGCGGACCTTGGTCGCATTCCAGACAAAGGGCCGCTGGATCTCGGGAATAGCGATTTCTCCCGACTTGACCCAGGCCAGAAGCGTTTCGATGGGGTGGGGAGTCACCGAATACCGTTGCGTGGACATAGGAGGTCCTCCCTGGACAGACTGGCCTAATCGCCCTGGGCGTCTACTGCCTCCCGGGTGGATTCCCCACCCGCCGCCTGAGTCCTCCGGCGGGGCATGCATCTACCCCCACCCGCGGCTACAAGAAGCCCCCGCCCGGACGGGCGGCGGCTTGCCAACGGTCCGGAATAGCCAGGCCGGTTCGTCCCACGCGTAGCGAGCCGTCTCCTCCAGCCGACGCAGGAACTCTCGCATGAAGCTTGCCAGAGAGGGTGTCAGGCAGGACCCTCTGTTCGCGGCTTCATGGGAGAATAGGACCCAAAGGCGAGCGGGAGGGAACGATCCCATGGCAGTTGACGTTTCGCCCCAGCCCACACCCCGGGGACCCGGTATGTCCGCCGCCCCCGGACGGCCCGTTGCGCTTCTGACCGGCGCCTCATCGGGCATGGGGTTTGCGGTGGCCCGGCGCCTGGCCGGGGAAGGGTACATCCTCATCCTCTCCAGCCGGCGGCCCGAGCCCGCGGCCCAGCGCTTGCAGGCGGAGGGGGCCACGGTCCTGCCCGTAACCGGCGACCTTGCCCTGCCGGAGACGGCCGAACGCCTGGCGGCGGCGGCCGGCGAGCTGGGGCGGCTGGATGCTCTCCTTCTCAACACGCCAGGCCCGGCCGTGCGGCCCTTTGTGCAGCTGACCGATGACGACTGGGACGGGGCTTTCCGGCTACTGGTTCAGGGGCCCCTGCGCCTTTTGCGCCGCGTGGTGCCCCTCTTCGAGCGCAGCGGCGGAGGCCGGGTGGTGGCCATCACCTCCTTCACCGTCAAGCAGCCCGGGCCCGGCAGCAGCCTGTCCAACGCCCTGCGGGCCTGCCTGGTCAACGCCCTGAAGACCGCCGCCCTTGAGCTGGCACCGTCCGGCATCCTGATCAACATGGTGGCCCCGGGCTACACCTTGACCGAAAGCCTGCGGGAATGGAACGCGGCCCACGCCGCCCGCCAGGGCATCACGCCGGACCAGGTGGCCGCCGAGGCCGCCGCTCGCATTCCGCTCCGGCGCCTGGCCCGGCCGGAAGAAATCGCCGAGGTGGTGGCCTTTCTCCTCTCACCGCGCAACAGCTACATCACCGGCCAGCAGGTTGGCGCCGACGGCGGCCTGGTGGTCGCCCTATAGGTCGCGAGGTTGATGGCGACCATGGCGGAGCCCTCTGCAGCTGCCCGGTGCCCCTTGAAGCTGCTAGGGGCGCTTGAAGCCGCTGAACGCGTTTGAATCTACTGGGGCCCTTGATTGGAGGTGGATACCGGTGAACGAAAGGCACGATCCCGCCGGGAGGACGGGCTCGACAACGCCCCAGGACGGGGCTCGGGAAGACCACCGGCCGGGAACCCGGCACCTGGAGACGGCCACCCTGGGAGGCGGCTGCTTCTGGTGTCTTGAACCCATCTTCGAAGAGCTGGAGGGCGTGGTGCGGGTCGAACCCGGCTACGCCGGCGGCCACGTCCCCAACCCCACCTACGAGCAGGTCTGCAGCGGTACCACGGGCCATGCCGAAGTGGTCCAGGTGACCTTTGACCCGCAGGTCATCTCCTACCGGGATCTCCTGGAGGTGTTCTTTTCCGTTCACGATCCCACCACCCCCAACCGCCAGGGCCACGACGTGGGTCCCCAGTACCGGTCCATCATCCTGTACCACTCGCCAGAACAGAAGGCTACGGCCGAGGCGGTGATCCGGGGGCTGGAGGCCAGCGGCCGGTGGCAGGATCCCATTGTCACCCAGGTGGTGCCCTTTGAGGCGTTCTACCCGGCCGAGGACTACCACCGCCGGGTCTACCGCAAGAACCCGAACTACCCCTACTGCCAGGTGGTGATCGACCCCAAGGTGCAAAAGTTCCGCAAGGCGTTCGCCCGGCGCCTGAAGGCGGCCGGTTCGTAGTCGCGGCAGGAGTTATCCCCTTCCCGCCGAATGCCCCTTTCCAACACCTTTGTGGGGGTGACCGTCCATGGGGGGGACGGCGTCACGGGTGCGGGAGGGGGACGCTCCGTCCGTTGACCTCGCCCTGAACCTCATCCAGCGGGTCTGCGCTGGCGACATCCTGACCCGCACGGCCCAGCGGTATCCCAGCAAGACGGCCATCGTCGACATTCATGGCGGGCGGACCCTGACCTACGCCGAGCTGAACCGGTACGCCAACCGGGTGGGCCGGGCCTTGCTCGGCCTGGGCCTGGGGCACCAGGACAAGGTAGCCATCATGGCCCGCAACACCTGGCAGTTCGTGGTGACCTACTTCGCCTGCGCCAAAGCGGGCCTGATCGCCATGCCCGTCAACCTGGGCCTGCGGCCCGAGGAAATCGGCTACGTCCTGCACGACGCCGGGGCCCGGGTGGTGGTGGCCGAGGGGATCTTCCGGACGGCCCTGGAAGCCGCGGCAAGCCGCCTGCCCGCCATCCAGCGGGTCTACCTGACGGAGGTCGACCCGGCCACCGAGTTCACGGCCGGCCATGTCCAGTTCCTGGCCTTCGACCGCCTGCTGGCCGGACCGCCGGCACCGGCCAGCTCCCCCGGCGGTGGGCCACCGGGCGGGGGCGGCCCCCGGGCCGGCCTTGACCCGGACGATGCGGAGCTGGAGGTTTTCATCGCCGACCGGGACACGGTGCAGTGCCTTTACACCTCCGGCACCACCTCCCTGCCCAAGGGCGTGCTGACCAGCCACCTGGCCGTCACCATCACCGCCCTCGCGTCGGCGGTGGCGAACAAGTCCGATCCCGACGACGTCCTCCTCCTGGTGCTGCCCATCTTCCACTGCGCCGCCCTCAACGCCCTGTTGCTGCCGGCCCTGCTGGTGGGCGCCACGGCCGTGTTCCTCCGCAAGTACGACGTCCGGGACGTGATGGACGCCCTCGAGCGGCACCGCGTGACCCACGTGCTCCTTTTGCCCATGATGTGGCAGGAACTGCTGCAGCAGCCGGGCGTGCGGGAGCGGGACTTCTCCTCCGTGCGCCGCTGCCTCTATGCCATGGCGCCCATGGCGCCCGAGCGCATCGCCGAGATCCAGGCCCTCTTCCCCAACGCCGACGTGGTGCTGGGGTCCGGCCAGACGGAGTTCACCCCGCCCACGGTCTTCCAGCGCCCCCACCACCAGCACACCAAGCCCGCCTCCTGGGGCCTGCCCACGGTGATGACCGACGTGCGCATCATGGACGACCAGGGCCGGCTCCTTCCCCGGGGCCAGGTGGGGGAGATCGTCTACCGCGGGCCCCAGTGCATGACGGCATACTGGAACAACCCCGAGGCCACCGCCGAAGCCTTCCGCCACGGCTGGTTCCACAGCGGCGACGTGGGCTGGATGGATGAGGAAGGGGTCGTGTGGTTCACGGACCGCAAGAAGGACATGGTCAAGACCGGCGGCGAGAACGTGGCGTCCATCGAGGTCGAACGGGCCCTTCTGGCCCACCCGGCGGTGGCCGAGTGCGCCGTGGTCGGGCTGCCCCACGACCGCTGGGGCGAGGCGGTGACCGCCTTCGTCCTCCTGAAGCCCGGTAGCCAGGCCACCGAGGAGGAGTTGATCGCCCACTGCCGGGAACGGCTGGCGGGGTTCAAGGTGCCCAAGCGGGTGGTCTTTGCCACCGAGTTCCCGCGGACGGGTACCGGCAAGATCCAGAAGCACGTGCTGCGCCAGCAGCACCGAGACCTCTATCAGGGCTAGGGGCTCGCCGGCCGCTCCCCGGCGGCCGGCCGGGCGGCACGTGCCCTTCGCCCGGCGTGGGACCGGGGGTTCAGGCGACGCGGGGGCCCGCTTTCGCAGGAGGTGGTGCTCGTGGGCGCCATGCAGGGGGAGGCCGGGCTGCAAAAGGGGGAGGTCCGGCAACAAGACCAGCTGGTCCTGTACGAGGCCGACGGCCCCGTGGCCATCATCACCCTCAACGACCCGGAACGAAGGAACCCGCTCTCCACCGCCATGGCGGAGGCTCTGATCGCAGCCCTGCGGCGGGGGTGCCGGGACCCCCAGGTACGAGCGCTGGTCCTGACCGGAGCGGGCCAGGCCTTCTGCGCCGGGGGGGACATCCGCGAGTTTGCCGGGCTCGACCGGCTGACCGGACCCCAGGTGCTGGAGCAGGGTGAGCGGTCGACCGAGCTCTTCAAGGCCGGGCAGTGGCTGACCAAGCCGCTGATCGGCGCCGTGCAGGGGGCAGCCATGGGGGGCGGGCTGGGCCTCGTGTGCCTCTGCCACTGGGTGGTGGCCGCCGACGATGCGGTCTTCGCCACGCCGGAGATCCAGCTGGGCCTCTTCCCCCTGGTGATCCTGCCCCTGATGATGCAGGTCATGGGCCCGCGCCAGGCCCTGGCCCTGGGCCTTTCCGGCCGGCGGATCGGTGCCCAGGAAGCCAGCGCCCTCGGCCTGGTGACGGAGGTGGTGGCCCGGGACCAGGTCCTCCAGCGGGCCCGGGCCGTGGCCACCGAGCTGGCGGGCCGCAGCGGGGCCGCCATCGGCGCCGGCCTCAGGGCTTACGCTGCTGCCCTGAGCCTGCCCGCCCCGGCGGCCATCGACTTCGCCAACAGCCTGAGGGTGAGCACCTTCCTCAGCGCCGACCTCAAGGAAGGCGCCACGGCCTTCCTCGAGCGGCGAGCGCCGCAGTGGACCCACCGCTGAGGCGCGGTTTTCCTGTGGGCGGCACCGACCAACCGGTTGGTCGGGACCAACCGGCGCCGCCACCGGTCCCGGGGCTCTCGCCGGGCCTTCCCGCCAGGGCCGGTTCGATCGACGGCCGGCCGGCGGCCGGCCCCGCCGCCCGGGGAGCGGCAAGCAGCGGTGGGACCCGAGGGGCAGGGTTCTTCCCCCGGAGGTGATGAGGCATGGCAGCCAGGACCGTCCGCATCGGCGCGGGGCTGGGTTTTTACGGCGACCTCCCCTTTGCCGCGGCGGACGCCGTGCGAGCAGGCGACATCCAGTACCTCTGCTGCGACCACCTGGCCGAGCTGACCATGGCCATCCTGCACAAGGACCGGCAGCGCGACCCCGGCGCCGGTTACACCCGCGACATCGGGCTCCTGTGCCAGACGGTGCTGCCGGTGGCCATGGCCAGGGGCGTGCGGCTGATCAGCAATGCCGGCGGGCTGAATCCCTACGGAGCGGCCCGCGAGGTCCTGCAGGTGGCGGCCCGCCTGGGCTTGCAGGACCTCAAGGTGGCGGTGGTCACGGGCGACGACGTCCTGGATCGCCTGGACCTGTTCCGGCAAGAAGGGGCACCCCTGGAGCCGCTGGACGGCGGCCCGCCGTATGAAGAGGTCCGGCCGCGGCTGCTGTTCGCCAGCGCCTACCTGGGCGCCGAACCGGTGGTCCGCGCCCTGGCCACCGGCGCCCATGTGGTGATCACGGGACGGGTGGCCGACGCTTCCCTGTTCCTGGCCCCGCTGGTTTATGAGTTCGGCTGGCGGTGGGACGACTGGGACCGGCTGGCCGTGGGGGTGGTGGCCGGGCACATCAGCGAATGCTCGGCCCAGGCCACGGGCGGCAACTTCAGCGGCCGCTGGTGGGAAGTCCCCGACATGGACCGCATCGGCTACCCCATCGCCGAGGTGGATGCCGGCGGTGGGCTGGTCATCACCAAGCCGCAGGGGACCGGCGGCCTGGTCACCCCCGATACGGTGAAGGAGCAGCTCTACTACGAGGTCCACGACCCGGCCCGCTACGTGAACCCGGACGTCACCGCCGACTTCTCCCAGATCGAACTGGTCCAGGAAGGCCCCGACCGGGTCAGGGTCAGCGGGATCCGGGGCGGTCCCCGGCCCGAGGTCCTGAAGGTCACCGCCGGCTATGACGACGGCTGGCTCGGCCAGGCGGTGATCGGCTACTCCTGGCCCGACGCCCTGGAAAAGGCCCAGGCGGCGGAGCGAATCATCCGGCGGCAGATGGCCCGGGCAGGGCTGAACCCCGAAGCGATCCATGTGGAGTATCTGGGGGTCAACGCCCTCCACGGCCCTCTGGCCCCCATCCCCGACGAGCCCAACGAGGTCTACCTGCGTTTTGCCATCCGGACCCGGACCCGGGAGGAAGCCGAGCGGCTGGCCCGGCTCTTCCCGCCCCTGGCCCTCAACGGGCCCCCGTACATCGGCGGCGCGTTGCCGGGCCTGGGTCGCTCCCGCCAGCTGCTGGGCATCTGGTCCACCACCGTTCCCCGCGGGTGGGTCGAACAGGCGGTGCGGGTGGAGGTGCTGGGGCTGGATGCCCTGGAGAAGGCCGGGTAGACCGCCGTCCTCGGGGTGTTACCGGGTGGGCCCGCCGGCCTGGGGGGTGGGCCTGGGTGGGAACCCGCCGGGGCGGGGGCCCCGCCGGCAGGTCCGGCGGCCTGGGAGGTCCCGCCGGCAGGGCCACCCCAGGGAGAACGGGGCGGGCCGGTGAAGGAGGGGTTTGCATGGCACGGGTCGCCCTGCGGGGTTACTGCCAGGTCCGTTCGGGTGACAAGGGCGACACCCTGGACCTGACGGTGTTCGCCCCCAATGACGGATTTTACAGGGCGCTGGAAGAGCAACTGACACCGGCGGCGGTGCTGGAACACTTCCGGGGTCTGGCCCGGGGACCGGCGGAAGTCTACCCCCTGCCCCGGGTGCGGGGTATCAAGATCGTCCTGCGCAATGCCCTGGGGGGCGGCGGGCCGGCCTCCCTGCGCCTCGATGCCCAGGGCAAGTCCCTGGCCGCCGCCATGCTGCGGATGACCGTGGAGGTTCCCGACGAGGTGCTGGCGGCCACCCCCTTCATGCGCCCGCCCCGGGCGGTCCTGCCGGCACCCGGGGAATAGCCGGCCAGGGCGGCCGTCCCGCACGGCCGTCTCGCACCGGAACCACGCGCCGGGAACCACGCGCCACTGCACCAGATCGACACGAAAGGAGGCACCCGGGGTGCAGGCAACCCATCTC
This is a stretch of genomic DNA from Thermaerobacter sp. PB12/4term. It encodes these proteins:
- a CDS encoding DUF262 domain-containing protein; the encoded protein is MSTQRYSVTPHPIETLLAWVKSGEIAIPEIQRPFVWNATKVRDFLDSLYRGYPVGYLIAWRNPSVRLKDGTLSAGKRILIDGQQRVTALRAALLGEEVLDENYARKRIQIAFNPKEERFEVRNSAITRDPAWIDDISRLFAPDAYLGDFVDDYVVKNPDIDRKQIGRILERFKKIVNNHIGLIELAEELDIETVTEIFIRVNSAGVELSQADFAMSKIAVNETYGGHLLRKAIDYFCHLARDPEFYVQIEKNDVEFTRTEFWPKMRWLKDFNDDLYDPDYTDMLRVAFTSQFGRGRLQDLVALLSGRNFETRQYEEAIVENSFARLKDGIHAFINETHFKRFMMILRSAGFITSRLITSHNAVNFAYILYLRGRSEGMAADELERIVRRWYAMSILTGRYTTHPETVFDLDIRQIESHGIARYTEAVLTSELSDSFWTNLLPQLMETSSVQSPYFVAFKAAQVSLGDRGFLSTNITVRDLLLNQGDHHHVFPRKYLQQLGLSRGRYNQIANFVVTQSEINIAIGDTPPHVYFKDQVNGGPKKYGGITDPQVLKKNLEENCIPLSVLEGNVPDYDSFLAERRRLMALRIKRWYEQL
- a CDS encoding SDR family oxidoreductase, with amino-acid sequence MAVDVSPQPTPRGPGMSAAPGRPVALLTGASSGMGFAVARRLAGEGYILILSSRRPEPAAQRLQAEGATVLPVTGDLALPETAERLAAAAGELGRLDALLLNTPGPAVRPFVQLTDDDWDGAFRLLVQGPLRLLRRVVPLFERSGGGRVVAITSFTVKQPGPGSSLSNALRACLVNALKTAALELAPSGILINMVAPGYTLTESLREWNAAHAARQGITPDQVAAEAAARIPLRRLARPEEIAEVVAFLLSPRNSYITGQQVGADGGLVVAL
- the msrA gene encoding peptide-methionine (S)-S-oxide reductase MsrA, translating into MNERHDPAGRTGSTTPQDGAREDHRPGTRHLETATLGGGCFWCLEPIFEELEGVVRVEPGYAGGHVPNPTYEQVCSGTTGHAEVVQVTFDPQVISYRDLLEVFFSVHDPTTPNRQGHDVGPQYRSIILYHSPEQKATAEAVIRGLEASGRWQDPIVTQVVPFEAFYPAEDYHRRVYRKNPNYPYCQVVIDPKVQKFRKAFARRLKAAGS
- a CDS encoding long-chain-fatty-acid--CoA ligase, with product MGGTASRVREGDAPSVDLALNLIQRVCAGDILTRTAQRYPSKTAIVDIHGGRTLTYAELNRYANRVGRALLGLGLGHQDKVAIMARNTWQFVVTYFACAKAGLIAMPVNLGLRPEEIGYVLHDAGARVVVAEGIFRTALEAAASRLPAIQRVYLTEVDPATEFTAGHVQFLAFDRLLAGPPAPASSPGGGPPGGGGPRAGLDPDDAELEVFIADRDTVQCLYTSGTTSLPKGVLTSHLAVTITALASAVANKSDPDDVLLLVLPIFHCAALNALLLPALLVGATAVFLRKYDVRDVMDALERHRVTHVLLLPMMWQELLQQPGVRERDFSSVRRCLYAMAPMAPERIAEIQALFPNADVVLGSGQTEFTPPTVFQRPHHQHTKPASWGLPTVMTDVRIMDDQGRLLPRGQVGEIVYRGPQCMTAYWNNPEATAEAFRHGWFHSGDVGWMDEEGVVWFTDRKKDMVKTGGENVASIEVERALLAHPAVAECAVVGLPHDRWGEAVTAFVLLKPGSQATEEELIAHCRERLAGFKVPKRVVFATEFPRTGTGKIQKHVLRQQHRDLYQG
- a CDS encoding enoyl-CoA hydratase/isomerase family protein, with translation MQGEAGLQKGEVRQQDQLVLYEADGPVAIITLNDPERRNPLSTAMAEALIAALRRGCRDPQVRALVLTGAGQAFCAGGDIREFAGLDRLTGPQVLEQGERSTELFKAGQWLTKPLIGAVQGAAMGGGLGLVCLCHWVVAADDAVFATPEIQLGLFPLVILPLMMQVMGPRQALALGLSGRRIGAQEASALGLVTEVVARDQVLQRARAVATELAGRSGAAIGAGLRAYAAALSLPAPAAIDFANSLRVSTFLSADLKEGATAFLERRAPQWTHR